In Scatophagus argus isolate fScaArg1 chromosome 3, fScaArg1.pri, whole genome shotgun sequence, the genomic stretch ttgtgagaTGCTTTCACAGTTCTACAGCGATCCAGACCAGAGATGCTTTGTTTGGTAATGGGACTGAATGAAAATCCTCCCAACGACATCTGTGagattatatattttgtatgaTCCAGTCATACTGAACTGTACCTTGCAGAGCCATCTGTGAGCGAGCCGTCCACGCTGCGTTCAAGCTGCTGCCATTTCCCCGACCAACCACAATGTGACCCTTTGACCCTGCAGGCACCCGGAGGTCAGCCTGTCACAGCCAGCAGACCGGAAGTCATCCTGGGGGCCCTTTTATCCAGATGATGGTTATATGGTTGTGTGGAGCGAAGGGAGGTctacagacagacataaaaGTGCCAGGGACTTACAGAGGAtgtgaaaaatagaaatgttaaACCTGCAGGCTGATGTCACAGACATGTGAACACTGTAAAAGTTTAATATGTAAATGAATGCAAGTTTTATAGGCATTTCATATCCGCAAATGTATCTTCATTAAAATCTTTTGATATAATTCCTTATCTGTAATACCACTCAGTGTCCTGCACCATCTGTCTATAAAGAATATCAACTCACACAGCTCTGAAGTTTGAATAGGCTGTGCTTGACTTCACCACATCACACACTGTAGGGGTTGCAGCTGCTGCCGCCGTGGTCCAGTCACACGTCACATTAAATCGCTTGAAGTGATTGGCTACGATGTGATATCTGAGTACAAATAGGAATTAAATGCAATAATTATGACCCAACCCTAACACATCCCCcaatatttaatgaaaataaataggAGAAATAGACAGAACTTTTCCCATAATTGAAccaaaattacatttgaatttGCTATTATTCCAAGttttgtcatttcctgtatGTTATTTTAACTGCGTTATCTGAGATACCAAAATAGAGGCAATGTTCTGTGACAAAAGTGGGCAACGAGTAGTTTAAATTCAGAGAGTTTGAGTTGAGACTTCATTTATAATCAAACAAATCATATATAAAGAAATAGCAATGGAAAGATAAGGCACAAAATAATCAGACAGATTTCCTCTCTCAGTAGCATGTTGTACAAAGATTAAGACAAAAGTTGGACACATTATAAATCAGACAACATACCTCCATCAAACAATAAGTAAAAAGGATATAAAGTGAACTTGTAGTAGTTGACGGTCTCTGATACTTGTTATTATACACAGTTTACTCACTATTAAAAGTACTATGATTGAATACTCACAAGCATTGGTATTCAGATTCCTTCATGTATCTCTTCAGGATGTTTAAGTTAACTGACCTATATTTGATCAAAGTGAACTCAACCCAATCCATATTCTGAtttacaaatttacattttaagaatgagctgatgatgatgttgaaaTATCAGAGGTGCTGGTAGTGTTAGGAGGAAAGGGGTGTGTGTTTGGGGCAGCATAAATTGTGTTAGCTACTTCATTGAAAGACAATGGAGGACAAGATGTTGTGTGTAGTGTCACCCACGTGCTTCTGCACCACTATTGTCTGCTCTCCTTCCctgggagaggagagatggaggggtgaaaggaggaggaggaggaggaggaggaggaggaggatatgaaaggaggaggaggtgggtgagttagttgactgctgtgtgtgtgtgtgtgtgtgtgtgtgtgcgtgtgtggggaGAAGCACAGACGGCTCGTGGTAATTTGATGTGTGTCCCCGGGGATGTTTGATGGATTAATGCTAAGCAGCTCCCTCTTCCAAAGCACCACCTGATCTTTGGGGCTCGTGCCCCACATATAAAAGGCTGCAGTAGTGCTGAGCTCAGCTAGTcctgctccatctctctctctctctcttcctgcttctctttctccctcgccactttctgtcttcctctccatcctccctgtcttctgctttctctctgtgctaCTTTCActacatttttctctttctcttctggcTTTAAACCATTTCCAGCaaagacagttttttttgtaaacaatctattttgttgtttgttaggCCTGTTGAAGAAGGCCGTCTGGAAGCTTGGAAGCTCAATACATTTgtgctctttcttcttcttttttttatcatcagtcTGTTTACAGTTTTCTATGAGGCTGTAGCATCAGGTTTTcatcaggggaaaaaaatgccacGCTCCTTTTTGGTGAAACAGCCTAAGGTTCACGATTTCTCGTCTTCCAACTACTAccatcagcaccagcagcactgGGACGACTCCTACACTGTGACACATGCCATCACAGAGTCTGCCACCAACTTGGCGGTGCGTTTGAGTGAAAATGGTGAGTCTCTCTGAGTTGCATTTTCaactttctttttaatatttcatttgtgcTAGTTATTGGTTTCTTCGTGTGGAGATGATCCATATTGTCTTTCGTAcaaaactggacaaaaaaaaaaaaaaaaatctaaaataacacAGGAATTCGTGCAAAGCTGTTGTCTCTGCCACCTAGTTCCTCTTAGAAACCCCCAAATCTCCCACATGCATCGCTGGCCCCCCCTTTCTTATCCATCAGGACTTTTGTTTTCTAACTCGGCGGATGCTAAATAGTATTCAGGTCACGCCAGCTCAATCTGCTTAATACTCAAACCCGATCACACAGCAGCCTTTGGCTTTAATACTATTGTGTACATGAATGATTAGATATACGTGTGCGCACGCATTAGGCACAAAATCTGATGCAAGCCTTTGTCAGGTCCAACtagaaagaaggggaaaaaaactggagagaaaacagataGCCACATGGGACTGTGTTGTCCTTAGATGGTGCAGTTGCCCTTGAGTGTCTCCTCTTAtcatcccccccaccccctccgttcatctctccatctctttccatCTGATCCTGCAGGATGTTAGATAGCCACAGGGAGTAGGATTGCAGCAACACAATCCATATGTGGAGCAGCAAGAGGTGATAGAACAGGGTTTTTAGAGGATGGGTATTGACTGGAAAATACAGAGTGCTGCAGGTAATTCAATAAAGTGCAACATGAGCAGTACATTGGCAGACAGTAGATTTTCATCTGTGGGATTTCTGGAGAGGCTGGATGTGAGAACAACCATGCAATACAAACAATAtggcgtgtctgtgtgtgtgggtctgtgcgtgtgtgtttggctttgaGAGACATCCAAAGAAATGTGTGCTTTGAGCAGATCCTGCTCCCCACCTCCCAACCATCAGCATCACAGATCTTGTGTTCGACTTGAATCATTTGTCCCCCAGATTTAGGATGCCAGCTGTCTGCTTCCCTTTGTGtgccagtatgtgtgtgtgtgagtgtgtgtgtgtgtttggggggggggggggagtgggCTCAATATACCATTGACTGCTGTCAAGATCAGACAACAGcctccccccaccacacacacacacacacacacacacacacacacacacactccccagcCCTCCCTTCCCTCTTTGCCAAATCTCAGTCCCCCACCTGTCACTCAATCTTCCCCTTACCATGCTCATGAACACTCccaaaaacagcacagatggGGAATGATCTGATTAAAATGATTTAGTGATTGAGGGGATTTCACTGCTGAGACTCTCTGTTTTggtcctcccctccctccctccatcacaGATTCAGGGGTgttgctgctgccgctgctgccaGGCAGCGACAGGTGGATCGATGCAGGAGCCAAACTACTGCTCTGTGACTGTTTTGTCAACGTCAGCACGTTGTGTTTGActaatattcagattttttttcttatgatcGCACTTGTTGGAGCCACTGGAGGTATTGATTGGGACAGAACTGTGCACTCATTAATATTTCAGTCCCGAAGCTTGCTGAACCTGGCACTTACAGCATCCTGTATAGGTCACATATTGATTAGAGGTTTGGGTAAGAGTGCTTCAGAGGTTCTTGAGATCATGAAGATGTTCCATTAATGTATCtcaattacaaaaaacaaaaaaaaaacatttccagtaCTTTAATAAATGTCATGTCCTTTTCCCAGGCTACATCCATGATTACATCATCCCCTCAGTGTTGCAGAGCACAAAGGAGCCAGGTCATGATCAGACCGGCCTCTCCTCAGGGCCCCTGTACTCCCCAGGTGGCAGTGCTGGGGAAGAGTTCTCCGACCTCGATATGGAGCACCCAGACAGCCCCGTCTCCAGTGGCACAATTGAGTCAGATAGTAGCAGTCCTGAGTCAGAGGCATGCACCATCAACGCGTTCCTCATCTCTGATGGACGCTCCCGCTGCAGACCCAAGCAGAGGTGTACCCGCAAGGGAGGCAGTCAATCGGACAGCAACGATCGTGTGGGCTCAGCAGACTGCAGCCCTGTGGCCAAAGGGAAATCTAAAGGGCGTCATGTGTGCGGCGAGTGCGGCAAGTCTTACGCCACTTCCTCCAATCTGAGCAGACACAAGCAGACTCACCGTAGCCTGGACAGCCAGCAGGCCAGGAAATGTCCCACATGCCACAAGGTGTATGTGTCCATGCCAGCGCTGGCCATGCACATGCTGACCCATGACCTGAAGCACGAATGCACGGTGTGTGGCAAGGCCTTCAGCAGACCCTGGCTCCTGCAGGGCCACATGAGGTCTCACACCGGAGAGAAACCATTCGCCTGTGCCCACTGTGGCAAAGCCTTTGCCGACCGCTCTAACCTGCGCGCCCACATGCAGACGCATTCAGCCTTCAAGCACTATTCCTGCAAACGTTGCCACAAAAGCTTCGCACTCAAGTCCTACCTGAACAAGCACTACGAGTCGGCCTGCTTCAAAGGGTACCAAGCGGAGGATGACTGCAGCTCTGAGGACTAACTGGGAAATATTCATCTTTTTCAATACTGTTGATAAACTTTTTAATAGTTCATACAACAAAGTGAGACAAAAGCTTGCCACTTCACTTCTCAGGCTtgtcacatgcatgcatgcatcatAATCCTGCCTTTTGATAAGCAATAACCTCACTTTCAATTATTCAGGATTTATGTAGAAAATTCATAAAAATCTCAGAATTGatcacaaatgtaaaatattttatattgtttttataaattaaaattgCAATAATTTACATGCCAGTATTATTTTATATGCCAACTAGCTCTTAATTTACCTCAAACCCTTCTTATCATCAaataatgtatttgtgtatttattaatttatttaactatttatttgtgaatttttaaagattatttatttattattggtTGATGTATTGGTGAATTTAACACGGATTTATCAGGAGCCATGTGTTGGACTTGttgaaaacaaaagccaaaatatATTCTGAcaccctgtctttctctgtctgatcAATTTGGTGATGACAATAAAGCTGATGAACATTAATAATTACTGAAGCTCCATTTACTCATGCCTGAATACATTCAAAGATGAATCACACTTTCATTATATAGCCAAAAGTGTTCAGGCACTCCTTTGTTATCGATCCAAGGTGGGGTTTTTCAGTGGTTGGGCTCGGTTCCTTACTTCcggtgaagggaaatcttaatgcttcagcacaccaagacattttggacaatgctatgcttccaactttgtgacaacagtttgtatattattatattccagcatgactgagtcccagtgcacaaagcaaagtccataaagacatggttggatcggtttggtgtggaagaacttgaccggCCTGTGCAGAGCCTggacctcaaccccatcaaacctttgagatgaactggaacgcaAATTGCAAGCcaggtcttttggtccaacGTCAGTGCACTATTCCGCCATAACACGAATGGGCAaaacttcccacagaaacactcagaactcttgtggaaagccttttgggaagagtggaagctgttatagctgcaaagttgtctgtgtatctagaatgcaatgtcattaaagtccccattggtgtaatggccaggtgtcccaatacttttgtctatatagtgtagcacAAATAGAATATGCTTTTGATGAAGTGCACATTGCACCTGCGGCACAGACAAGAAATGACATATTAAGACTATTCAGCAGCAGTGTTACCTGAACAGGTAAAGTTGCTTTGTTCTACCTTGACAGTACAATAAAATCAACAGGGATACCAGTGACCACAGCTGGTAACATATTGAACATGTTGCATGTCAAAATTGTACAAAATTTTGCACTCCACTTTGGGTCAGTACCCCTAATAAGTATTGAGTAGATGAGATCAGAACAGTTCTCAAGATACTGGGGGCTATACAGACAGATATACAGACAAATCTTAGTCTTcacatgacagacagacagacaaccaacAGGACGATCAGTCCTGATCGGGTGCCTCTGCCACTCCCATGGTCCCATGGAATACAGATACCACACCCAGGCCTGGTTGGTGCTGAAGCCACCTTGCCTTTCCAATGTGTGCAACAGCGTGCCACCTGAGCCTGCCTGTAGATCCCACTGTTTGACATTACCGTCTCAGAGTGAAGGTAGAGTGATGTGCTCCAGCTTGAACTTTCAGGTGTGGGGTGGAGTTGACACTGCTCCATCTCTACCTGGCTTCCATTACCCAGATGCAAGGGGTTTGCCAAGTACTCTCTCTGTGATTAAGAGTGCCATTCTAGCCCTCATCAGCATCAAACACCATGTCGTGATCCTTATTCTTCCTCCATTAGTGTTGCTGTATCATCCGCCAGTCTTTCTTCCagggcctctctctctctgcaatgGGCTGAATTTCATCATCCTCAGCTTCCATTACCACCTCCTTCCCTTCATCAACACCATACCCACCATCCTCCTACCCCTTCTACCTCATCTCATCAAATGCTTTCTCATCATGTCCTGCCTTTTGCTGCCGTCCCCTTTCCTCCTCATCTCAGTGGGTCTGCCTAGCCACAAGGTGTCCATAGCCTGTCCAACAGGTTATCACATGCTCCTTTTCCCAGCAAGTTCTGTGAAAGTCCTCTCTCGCTCTTATTGGAAAGCCTGCTTGGGAACCTACTGGCCCACATGCCGGGAACTGCCAAGCATTGTTGTTACCCACATGATCTAAAGAGAACAGGAAAAGGGTCTCAAAAATATTCCTGGTATCTTCAAGAATGATAATATCATGTATCTTCTGGGCCTCAATGGGAGTTTCAACCCTCTAGTAGCTCCTGGTGCATGAGTACTCAAAACAAGGCACACACCAAAAAGGATAATATGATACACATTCCTGCGAGTAC encodes the following:
- the LOC124057174 gene encoding transcriptional repressor scratch 1-like — protein: MPRSFLVKQPKVHDFSSSNYYHQHQQHWDDSYTVTHAITESATNLAVRLSENGYIHDYIIPSVLQSTKEPGHDQTGLSSGPLYSPGGSAGEEFSDLDMEHPDSPVSSGTIESDSSSPESEACTINAFLISDGRSRCRPKQRCTRKGGSQSDSNDRVGSADCSPVAKGKSKGRHVCGECGKSYATSSNLSRHKQTHRSLDSQQARKCPTCHKVYVSMPALAMHMLTHDLKHECTVCGKAFSRPWLLQGHMRSHTGEKPFACAHCGKAFADRSNLRAHMQTHSAFKHYSCKRCHKSFALKSYLNKHYESACFKGYQAEDDCSSED